ATACTGAAAACTTAGGATTATCTGAGGTAGGAATTACCTTAAACCAAAATGGATTTATAGAAGTTGATGAATATATGAAAACAAATGTTAATGGAATATATGCAATTGGAGATGTGACAGGTAAGCTTCCACTTGCTCATGTTGCATTTGATCAAGGCATCTTAGCTTCAGAACATATAGCTGGACATGAAGTTGAAGGTATAACAGATTATGTAAATATGCCTAGGTGTACCTATTCTTCACCCCAAATCGCAAGTATAGGTCTAACAGAAGAGGAAGCAAAAGATCAAAAAATAGATTATCAAATTGGAAAGGTACCTTTTCAAGTTGCAGGCAAGTCTATAGCAATCAATAATTATAATGGTTTTGCAAAAATTATTTCTAATAAGTCAACAGGTGAAGTAATTGGGGCTCATATTATAGGAGCAGAGGCTACTGAGATGATTGGAGAAATTGGAATGCTTAAGTATCTTGAAGGAACGACAGAAGAGCTTCATAGGCTAACCCATGCACATCCAACATTATCAGAGGTAATAAAAGAAGCTGCAGCTAATACTCACGATCAGGCGATACATTTTTAATTCTTTCAAAAGTCTAGGTTTATTTCCAGCTCAGAGGTTATGGATTCAAACCATTCTATAACCTCAGGATGATAAGGGATTCCTTTTGTGCTTCTTTCTAATCTAGATTCGTACTCTGGAAGACCTGGATAAATTACTCTCTCGTGACCAGGAGCTGGAGGTGTATTTTTTAATCCGCTAAGAAAGTCATCCATATTTTTCTTAAAAGTATCAGTATCACTGAAACAATCTATATTATAAGCAGCAAAATAATGACCACTTCCGCCTAAAAAACCTGCTTGTGCTCCTCCAAGCATTGAGCACATGATATCAACTATCGCTGCAAAGGCATATCCTTTATGTGATCCATTTTCTCTATCACCTCCGAAAGGAAGCATATATAATTCCTTCAATCTTCCATCTTCATGAAAATCTTTAGATTCAAGAGTTTCTTCATTCATAATTGGTGTTCCATCACTCTTTGCTAACCAATTTGAAGCAATTGGCACCTTTAATCTTTCAAGTAGTTTTATTTTATTTCCTGCTATTTGTGTAGTTGCAGCATCAAACATAAAATATGCTTCTTTATCAGCTGGTGCTGCCCATGCAATAGGATTAG
The genomic region above belongs to Dehalococcoidia bacterium and contains:
- a CDS encoding Ldh family oxidoreductase, with the translated sequence MLERFHVSEDEAIRINHKKMHNIVTQIFMKMGVNDSDSRLSADVLIYADLNGVDTHGVSNMLRSYVRMYQEKKINPNPQIKIKKETNATLSLDGDSGLGIQTAPKAMAMAIEKAKDSGVGIATLNNAGHLGAAGYHAKMAIDEDMIGVCMSGGGGFAMLPTYGAMPRFGTNPIAWAAPADKEAYFMFDAATTQIAGNKIKLLERLKVPIASNWLAKSDGTPIMNEETLESKDFHEDGRLKELYMLPFGGDRENGSHKGYAFAAIVDIMCSMLGGAQAGFLGGSGHYFAAYNIDCFSDTDTFKKNMDDFLSGLKNTPPAPGHERVIYPGLPEYESRLERSTKGIPYHPEVIEWFESITSELEINLDF